From a region of the Sander lucioperca isolate FBNREF2018 chromosome 8, SLUC_FBN_1.2, whole genome shotgun sequence genome:
- the xrcc5 gene encoding X-ray repair cross-complementing protein 5 translates to MAGAKSALVLCMDVGFSMSNSAPGEEPPFELAKKVIQKFVQRQVFAETKDELALVLFGTDSTKNSLDKDDQYQNITVHRHLMVPDFELLEEIENQIHPESQQADWLDALVVCMDLLQTETKEKKCDRLNIVLLTDLNTEANSEQLDVIIENLKKAGITLQFFLPFPVGDDEEGGGDADGRDPSQPGTGKGLSKEQKSGLDMVKHIMLSLDEEDGLGEIYSFSKAIEQLCMFKRIEKRPMAWPCQLTIGSCLPIRIVGYKAVTEEKLKKTWTTVDAQTNQKDDVKRETVYCLDDDNETEVQKDDTIQGFRYGSDIVPFSKVDQDQMKYKHDGKCFAVLGFSKQNMVQRHQFMGTQVIKIFSAKDDEHAGVALSALIRALDELNMVAIVRYAYDRRSNPQVGAAFPCIKQDYECLMYVQLPFMEDLRQFTFPSLANNKKFTPSDTQLSAVDSLIDSMMLVEGDDQKDMFKVHHIPNPAFQRHFQCLHHRAVSPGTPLPPMEPWLKTALERPDVISERCHVPLEEIKRKFPLTEVEKKKKLKTSAQIFGKDSEEPDAKKEKGDEEEEYSLADIAEGSVTSVGSVDPARDFRTLIRKKSLPFGEVCQQLTRRIEQLLSNKNTHYYMKSITCIQAFREQSVKLGDANLYNGYLQSLKRSIPNRGLEVFWNLLVQDAITLISKDEVEGSTVSKNEANQFLVSEEKKEEASTPQAEDTGDVDDLLDMM, encoded by the exons ATGGCAGGTGCCAAA TCAGCATTGGTGTTGTGCATGGATGTTGGGTTCTCCATGTCCAACTCTGCCCCGGGCGAAGAGCCTCCCTTTGAACTTGCCAAAAAAGTCATCCAGAAGTTTGTCCAGCGCCAG GTTTTTGCAGAGACCAAGGATGAACTGGCGTTAGTTCTGTTTGGCACAGACTCCACCAAGAACTCACTGGACAAGGATGACCAGTACCAGAACATCACTGTGCATCGTCACCTTATGGTGCCTGATTTTGAGCTTCTGGAGGAAATAGAAAATCAGATCCATCCAGAGAGTCAGCAGGCTGATT GGCTGGATGCTCTCGTTGTGTGTATGGATCTTCTTCAGACTGAAACAAA GGAAAAGAAGTGTGATCGTCTCAACATTGTCCTCTTGACTGACCTGAACACTGAGGCCAACTCAGAGCAGCTGGACGTTATTATTGAAAACCTGAAAAAAGCTGGCATCACCCTGCAGTTTTT TTTACCTTTCCCTGTGGGGGATGATGAAGAGGGTGGAGGAGATGCGGACGGAAGAGACCCTAGTCAGCCGGGCACGGGCAAAGGTCTATCCAAGGAACAGAAAAGTGGCCTGGACATGGTGAAACACATCATGCTAAGCCTGGATGAGGAGGACGGCCTGGGAGAAATTTACTCCTTCAG TAAAGCAATTGAGCAGCTGTGCATGTTCAAGCGCATCGAGAAAAGACCAATGGCCTGGCCCTGTCAGCTGACCATCGGCAGCTGTCTGCCCATCCGTATTGTTGGATACAAAGCA GTGACAGAAGAGAAACTGAAGAAAACGTGGACTACAGTTGACGCTCAAACCAACCAGAAAGATGACGTGAAGAGAGAGACTGTCTACTGTCTGGATGATGACAATGAGACAGAGGTGCAGAAGGATGATACTATCCAAG GTTTTCGTTATGGAAGTGATATTGTTCCCTTCTCCAAAGTAGATCAAGACCAGATGAAATACAAACATGATGGGAAATGCTTTGCTGTCCTCGGCTTTTCCAAACAGAACATG GTACAACGGCATCAGTTCATGGGGACTCAAGTCATCAAGATATTTTCTGCCAAGGATGATGAG CATGCAGGAGTTGCGCTGTCCGCTCTCATCCGAGCGCTAGATGAACTCAACATGGTGGCCATTGTACGTTACGCCTATGACCGGCGCAGCAACCCTCAAGTAGGAGCAGCCTTCCCGTGCATCAAGCAGGACTATGAG TGTCTGATGTACGTCCAGCTGCCCTTCATGGAAGACCTCAGACAGTTCACATTTCCTTCTCTTGCAAACAACAAAAAGTTCACTCCATCAG ACACGCAGCTCTCTGCTGTTGACTCTCTTATTGACTCCATGATGTTGGTAGAGGGGGATGATCAAAAGGACATGTTCAAGGTCCACCACATTCCCAACCCTGCCTTCCAGAGGCACTTCCAG TGTCTGCATCATCGGGCAGTAAGCCCCGGCACCCCTCTTCCCCCCATGGAGCCATGGCTGAAGACTGCTCTTGAGCGCCCTGATGTCATTAGTGAACGTTGCCATGTTCCACTAGAGGAGATAAAGAGGAAGTTTCCTCTGACAGAAgtggagaagaaaaagaagctcAAGACTAGTGCTCAGATTTTTGGCAAAGA CTCTGAGGAGCCAGATGCCAAGAAGGAAAAGGGAGACGAAGAAGAGGAGTATAGCCTGGCTGACATTGCCGAAGGCTCTGTGACTTCG GTGGGAAGCGTGGATCCAGCCAGAGACTTCCGTACTCTGATAAGGAAGAAGAGTCTTCCATTTGGAGAGG TTTGTCAGCAACTGACTCGCAGGATAGAGCAGTTGCTTAGCaacaagaacacacactacTACATGAAAAGCATCACTTGTATCCAGGCTTTTAGAGAGCAGTCCGTTAAG CTGGGGGATGCCAATCTGTACAATGGCTACCTCCAGTCCCTGAAAAGAAGCATTCCAAACAGAGGGCTGGAGGTCTTCTGGAACCTGCTTGTTCAAG atgcCATCACTCTGATCAGTAAGGACGAGGTCGAAGGAAGCACTGTATCCAAAAACGAAGCTAATCAG TTTCTGGTTTCtgaggagaagaaagaggaggCATCTACACCACAAGCTGAAGATACTGGAGATGTTGATGACTTG CTGGACATGATGTAA
- the tmem169b gene encoding transmembrane protein 169, giving the protein MAQVEESQTEGEGSPQMISLRSDISGNHMDDGEVGPSIRRKRRKKKDPRPESIIVYRSEMERAPGEDQGGEEGAERSTEEGAKFLCTPTGEGGWSLPPDSRYVTLTGTITRGKKKGQVVDIHLTLTKKELRDLAKSKERLDAECEAGEGSKRNCSLGVCQGPHVVLWSLSCAPVIFLLSFITSFYYGTLTWYNVFLVYNEERTFWHKITICPFLIIFYPMLIMPMALSLALYSAVVQVSWAFSEWWQAVRDLEKGFCGWACGKLGLEDCSPYSIVELLDSDTVSGTLQSKAPSELAQTSSV; this is encoded by the exons ATGGCACAGGTAGAGGAGTCTCAAACTGAAGGAGAGGGTAGCCCTCAGATGATTTCCTTAAGATCAGACATATCAGGGAACCACATGGACGATGGAGAAGTGGGACCCTCaataaggaggaagaggaggaagaagaaagacCCGCGTCCAGAGTCCATTATTGTTTACCGCTCTGAAATGGAGAGGGCACCTGGAGAGGACCAAGGCGGTGAGGAGGGAGCAGAGAGAAGCACAGAAGAGGGTGCTAAATTCCTCTGCACACCTACAGGAGAAG GAGGGTGGAGCCTTCCCCCAGACAGCCGCTACGTGACCCTGACAGGCACCATCACCCGAGGAAAGAAGAAGGGTCAAGTGGTGGACATTCACCTCACTTTGACAAAGAAGGAACTCAGGGATCTGGCTAAGTCAAAGGAGCGTCTTGATGCAGAGTGTGAGGCAGGAGAGGGCTCTAAACGCAACTGCAGCTTAGGTGTGTGCCAGGGACCCCATGTTGTCCTGTGGAGCCTTTCCTGTGCCCCTGTGattttcctcctctccttcataACTTCCTTCTACTACGGCACTCTCACCTGGTACAATGTCTTCCTGGTGTACAATGAGGAGCGAACGTTCTGGCACAAGATTACAATATGCCCCTTCCTCATCATCTTCTACCCCATGCTCATCATGCCCATGGCGCTCTCTCTGGCTCTATATTCCGCCGTGGTGCAGGTGTCCTGGGCCTTCAGCGAGTGGTGGCAAGCTGTGAGAGACCTGGAGAAAGGCTTCTGCGGCTGGGCCTGTGGGAAGCTGGGACTGGAGGACTGTTCCCCCTATAGCATAGTggagctgcttgactctgatacTGTTTCTGGCACTCTGCAGAGCAAAGCCCCCAGTGAACTTGCCCAGACATCATCAGTGTAA
- the LOC116049658 gene encoding protein SIX6OS1 isoform X1, producing MNDQYSLNVNNIDSLLFQFALQTRELSQKKNDINQQIKVCRADTAERRSYIETIHRDIKKLEEEIRLKQSTVIHNKANARSMKATNSLLLQYEQTLKAELESRKASYNHDMEVYEERIASYRKTFQLHKEYYYQNTLAQKLLTLQTEKEEIECRIKTCDEQITMKQKELDHLAGPAVDSSSDEKLPDSVSGQQPIAEPEKQLDPQTEEECNLSIDISSLHLNQTKILQNGHRTFGEANAEEIHKENTVKHTTACSPSPVEESNELWSCHPLDEQTQPDEKHTEEQETGQEDQVLVFSAYEQQSTVSVIEEAEEDEVEEKVVIDEEQAPSEEDNEGVTAFSHSSSQETNPQSSPAEMTAVPSTPSFPFNFSHASSPHQGTSNTKSPAFLFSLNSDPSTPGFSGFGFDMCSPQDEESSFTFTGSFFNEKKTTESKSSACPEFLFGQPEQIEDFQFAFTPKSPQTNNKDTTREDFPFSFNF from the exons ATGAACGACCAATATTCTCTTAACGTTAATAATATTGACAGCCTCCTCTTTCAGTTTG CTCTTCAAACTCGGGAGCTTTCCCAAAAGAAGAATGACATCAACCAACAAATTAAAG TTTGTAGAGCTGATACTGCTGAGAGGAGGTCTTACATTGAAACAATCCACAGAGATATCAAGAAACTTGAGGAAGAAATCAGGTTGAAGCAGAGCACTGTGATACATAATAAAGCAAATGCTAGAAG CATGAAGGCGACTAACAGCCTGCTTCTTCAGTATGAGCAGACACTGAAAGCAGAACTGGAGAGCAGAAAAGCCAGCTACAACCATGACAT GGAAGTCTACGAAGAGAGAATTGCAAGCTACAGGAAGACATTCCAGTTGCATAAAGAATATTATTACCAAAATACTCTTGCTCAAAAGCTCCTCACGCTGCAGACTGAAAAAGAGGAGATTGAGTGTAGGATTAAGACTTGTGATGAGCAAATAACAATGAAACAGAAGGAGCTGGACCATCTTGCTG GTCCAGCAGTCGATTCTTCTTCCGATGAGAAACTACCAGACAG TGTTTCTGGCCAACAGCCTATAGCAGAACCAGAGAAACAATTAGATCCTCAGACAGAGGAGGAATGTAATCTTTCCATTGACATCTCTTCTCTTCATCTCAACCAGACAAAG ATCTTGCAGAATGGTCATAGGACTTTTGGAGAGGCAAATGCTGAAGAAATTCATAAGGAAAACACGGTTAAGCATACTACCGCCTGCAGCCCTTCCCCAGTAGAAGAAAGCAATGAGCTGTGGTCATGTCATCCGTTGGATG AGCAAACACAGCCAGATGAGAAGCACACTGAGGAGCAGGAAACTGGACAAGAGGATCAAGTCTTG GTGTTTTCTGCATATGAACAGCAGTCCACTGTATCAGTTAttgaggaggcagaggaggacgAGGTGGAGGAAAAGGTAGTTATAGATGAAGAGCAGGCACCAAGCGAAGAGGACAATGAGGGAGTCACTGCTTTTTCTCACTCATCATCTCAAGAAACGAATCCTCAGTCATCCCCGGCAGAAATGACAGCTGTGCCTTCAACCCCATCATTCCCATTTAA CTTTAGCCATGCCAGCTCCCCACATCAAGGCACCTCTAATACCAAATCTCCAGCTTTCCTGTTCTCTCTGAACTCTGATCCTAGCACCCCGGGCTTCTCTGGGTTTGGATTTGACATGTGCTCGCCACAGGATGAG GAGTCATCTTTCACTTTTACCGGCTCTTTTTTCAACGAGAAG AAAACCACAGAATCAAAGTCATCAGCCT GTCCAGAGTTCTTGTTTGGCCAACCAGAGCAAATTGAAGACTTCCAGTTTGCCTTTACCCCCAAGAGCCCTCAGACAAATAACAAAGATACCACCAGGGAGGATTTTCCAttttcattcaacttttaa
- the LOC116049658 gene encoding protein SIX6OS1 isoform X5, giving the protein MNDQYSLNVNNIDSLLFQFALQTRELSQKKNDINQQIKVCRADTAERRSYIETIHRDIKKLEEEIRLKQSTVIHNKANARSMKATNSLLLQYEQTLKAELESRKASYNHDMEVYEERIASYRKTFQLHKEYYYQNTLAQKLLTLQTEKEEIECRIKTCDEQITMKQKELDHLAGPAVDSSSDEKLPDSVSGQQPIAEPEKQLDPQTEEECNLSIDISSLHLNQTKNGHRTFGEANAEEIHKENTVKHTTACSPSPVEESNELWSCHPLDEQTQPDEKHTEEQETGQEDQVLSTVSVIEEAEEDEVEEKVVIDEEQAPSEEDNEGVTAFSHSSSQETNPQSSPAEMTAVPSTPSFPFNFSHASSPHQGTSNTKSPAFLFSLNSDPSTPGFSGFGFDMCSPQDEESSFTFTGSFFNEKKTTESKSSACPEFLFGQPEQIEDFQFAFTPKSPQTNNKDTTREDFPFSFNF; this is encoded by the exons ATGAACGACCAATATTCTCTTAACGTTAATAATATTGACAGCCTCCTCTTTCAGTTTG CTCTTCAAACTCGGGAGCTTTCCCAAAAGAAGAATGACATCAACCAACAAATTAAAG TTTGTAGAGCTGATACTGCTGAGAGGAGGTCTTACATTGAAACAATCCACAGAGATATCAAGAAACTTGAGGAAGAAATCAGGTTGAAGCAGAGCACTGTGATACATAATAAAGCAAATGCTAGAAG CATGAAGGCGACTAACAGCCTGCTTCTTCAGTATGAGCAGACACTGAAAGCAGAACTGGAGAGCAGAAAAGCCAGCTACAACCATGACAT GGAAGTCTACGAAGAGAGAATTGCAAGCTACAGGAAGACATTCCAGTTGCATAAAGAATATTATTACCAAAATACTCTTGCTCAAAAGCTCCTCACGCTGCAGACTGAAAAAGAGGAGATTGAGTGTAGGATTAAGACTTGTGATGAGCAAATAACAATGAAACAGAAGGAGCTGGACCATCTTGCTG GTCCAGCAGTCGATTCTTCTTCCGATGAGAAACTACCAGACAG TGTTTCTGGCCAACAGCCTATAGCAGAACCAGAGAAACAATTAGATCCTCAGACAGAGGAGGAATGTAATCTTTCCATTGACATCTCTTCTCTTCATCTCAACCAGACAAAG AATGGTCATAGGACTTTTGGAGAGGCAAATGCTGAAGAAATTCATAAGGAAAACACGGTTAAGCATACTACCGCCTGCAGCCCTTCCCCAGTAGAAGAAAGCAATGAGCTGTGGTCATGTCATCCGTTGGATG AGCAAACACAGCCAGATGAGAAGCACACTGAGGAGCAGGAAACTGGACAAGAGGATCAAGTCTTG TCCACTGTATCAGTTAttgaggaggcagaggaggacgAGGTGGAGGAAAAGGTAGTTATAGATGAAGAGCAGGCACCAAGCGAAGAGGACAATGAGGGAGTCACTGCTTTTTCTCACTCATCATCTCAAGAAACGAATCCTCAGTCATCCCCGGCAGAAATGACAGCTGTGCCTTCAACCCCATCATTCCCATTTAA CTTTAGCCATGCCAGCTCCCCACATCAAGGCACCTCTAATACCAAATCTCCAGCTTTCCTGTTCTCTCTGAACTCTGATCCTAGCACCCCGGGCTTCTCTGGGTTTGGATTTGACATGTGCTCGCCACAGGATGAG GAGTCATCTTTCACTTTTACCGGCTCTTTTTTCAACGAGAAG AAAACCACAGAATCAAAGTCATCAGCCT GTCCAGAGTTCTTGTTTGGCCAACCAGAGCAAATTGAAGACTTCCAGTTTGCCTTTACCCCCAAGAGCCCTCAGACAAATAACAAAGATACCACCAGGGAGGATTTTCCAttttcattcaacttttaa
- the LOC116049658 gene encoding protein SIX6OS1 isoform X3 — MNDQYSLNVNNIDSLLFQFALQTRELSQKKNDINQQIKVCRADTAERRSYIETIHRDIKKLEEEIRLKQSTVIHNKANARSMKATNSLLLQYEQTLKAELESRKASYNHDMEVYEERIASYRKTFQLHKEYYYQNTLAQKLLTLQTEKEEIECRIKTCDEQITMKQKELDHLAGPAVDSSSDEKLPDSVSGQQPIAEPEKQLDPQTEEECNLSIDISSLHLNQTKILQNGHRTFGEANAEEIHKENTVKHTTACSPSPVEESNELWSCHPLDEQTQPDEKHTEEQETGQEDQVLSTVSVIEEAEEDEVEEKVVIDEEQAPSEEDNEGVTAFSHSSSQETNPQSSPAEMTAVPSTPSFPFNFSHASSPHQGTSNTKSPAFLFSLNSDPSTPGFSGFGFDMCSPQDEESSFTFTGSFFNEKKTTESKSSACPEFLFGQPEQIEDFQFAFTPKSPQTNNKDTTREDFPFSFNF; from the exons ATGAACGACCAATATTCTCTTAACGTTAATAATATTGACAGCCTCCTCTTTCAGTTTG CTCTTCAAACTCGGGAGCTTTCCCAAAAGAAGAATGACATCAACCAACAAATTAAAG TTTGTAGAGCTGATACTGCTGAGAGGAGGTCTTACATTGAAACAATCCACAGAGATATCAAGAAACTTGAGGAAGAAATCAGGTTGAAGCAGAGCACTGTGATACATAATAAAGCAAATGCTAGAAG CATGAAGGCGACTAACAGCCTGCTTCTTCAGTATGAGCAGACACTGAAAGCAGAACTGGAGAGCAGAAAAGCCAGCTACAACCATGACAT GGAAGTCTACGAAGAGAGAATTGCAAGCTACAGGAAGACATTCCAGTTGCATAAAGAATATTATTACCAAAATACTCTTGCTCAAAAGCTCCTCACGCTGCAGACTGAAAAAGAGGAGATTGAGTGTAGGATTAAGACTTGTGATGAGCAAATAACAATGAAACAGAAGGAGCTGGACCATCTTGCTG GTCCAGCAGTCGATTCTTCTTCCGATGAGAAACTACCAGACAG TGTTTCTGGCCAACAGCCTATAGCAGAACCAGAGAAACAATTAGATCCTCAGACAGAGGAGGAATGTAATCTTTCCATTGACATCTCTTCTCTTCATCTCAACCAGACAAAG ATCTTGCAGAATGGTCATAGGACTTTTGGAGAGGCAAATGCTGAAGAAATTCATAAGGAAAACACGGTTAAGCATACTACCGCCTGCAGCCCTTCCCCAGTAGAAGAAAGCAATGAGCTGTGGTCATGTCATCCGTTGGATG AGCAAACACAGCCAGATGAGAAGCACACTGAGGAGCAGGAAACTGGACAAGAGGATCAAGTCTTG TCCACTGTATCAGTTAttgaggaggcagaggaggacgAGGTGGAGGAAAAGGTAGTTATAGATGAAGAGCAGGCACCAAGCGAAGAGGACAATGAGGGAGTCACTGCTTTTTCTCACTCATCATCTCAAGAAACGAATCCTCAGTCATCCCCGGCAGAAATGACAGCTGTGCCTTCAACCCCATCATTCCCATTTAA CTTTAGCCATGCCAGCTCCCCACATCAAGGCACCTCTAATACCAAATCTCCAGCTTTCCTGTTCTCTCTGAACTCTGATCCTAGCACCCCGGGCTTCTCTGGGTTTGGATTTGACATGTGCTCGCCACAGGATGAG GAGTCATCTTTCACTTTTACCGGCTCTTTTTTCAACGAGAAG AAAACCACAGAATCAAAGTCATCAGCCT GTCCAGAGTTCTTGTTTGGCCAACCAGAGCAAATTGAAGACTTCCAGTTTGCCTTTACCCCCAAGAGCCCTCAGACAAATAACAAAGATACCACCAGGGAGGATTTTCCAttttcattcaacttttaa
- the LOC116049658 gene encoding protein SIX6OS1 isoform X2, which translates to MNDQYSLNVNNIDSLLFQFALQTRELSQKKNDINQQIKVCRADTAERRSYIETIHRDIKKLEEEIRLKQSTVIHNKANARSMKATNSLLLQYEQTLKAELESRKASYNHDMEVYEERIASYRKTFQLHKEYYYQNTLAQKLLTLQTEKEEIECRIKTCDEQITMKQKELDHLAGPAVDSSSDEKLPDSVSGQQPIAEPEKQLDPQTEEECNLSIDISSLHLNQTKILQNGHRTFGEANAEEIHKENTVKHTTACSPSPVEESNELWSCHPLDEQTQPDEKHTEEQETGQEDQVLQSTVSVIEEAEEDEVEEKVVIDEEQAPSEEDNEGVTAFSHSSSQETNPQSSPAEMTAVPSTPSFPFNFSHASSPHQGTSNTKSPAFLFSLNSDPSTPGFSGFGFDMCSPQDEESSFTFTGSFFNEKKTTESKSSACPEFLFGQPEQIEDFQFAFTPKSPQTNNKDTTREDFPFSFNF; encoded by the exons ATGAACGACCAATATTCTCTTAACGTTAATAATATTGACAGCCTCCTCTTTCAGTTTG CTCTTCAAACTCGGGAGCTTTCCCAAAAGAAGAATGACATCAACCAACAAATTAAAG TTTGTAGAGCTGATACTGCTGAGAGGAGGTCTTACATTGAAACAATCCACAGAGATATCAAGAAACTTGAGGAAGAAATCAGGTTGAAGCAGAGCACTGTGATACATAATAAAGCAAATGCTAGAAG CATGAAGGCGACTAACAGCCTGCTTCTTCAGTATGAGCAGACACTGAAAGCAGAACTGGAGAGCAGAAAAGCCAGCTACAACCATGACAT GGAAGTCTACGAAGAGAGAATTGCAAGCTACAGGAAGACATTCCAGTTGCATAAAGAATATTATTACCAAAATACTCTTGCTCAAAAGCTCCTCACGCTGCAGACTGAAAAAGAGGAGATTGAGTGTAGGATTAAGACTTGTGATGAGCAAATAACAATGAAACAGAAGGAGCTGGACCATCTTGCTG GTCCAGCAGTCGATTCTTCTTCCGATGAGAAACTACCAGACAG TGTTTCTGGCCAACAGCCTATAGCAGAACCAGAGAAACAATTAGATCCTCAGACAGAGGAGGAATGTAATCTTTCCATTGACATCTCTTCTCTTCATCTCAACCAGACAAAG ATCTTGCAGAATGGTCATAGGACTTTTGGAGAGGCAAATGCTGAAGAAATTCATAAGGAAAACACGGTTAAGCATACTACCGCCTGCAGCCCTTCCCCAGTAGAAGAAAGCAATGAGCTGTGGTCATGTCATCCGTTGGATG AGCAAACACAGCCAGATGAGAAGCACACTGAGGAGCAGGAAACTGGACAAGAGGATCAAGTCTTG CAGTCCACTGTATCAGTTAttgaggaggcagaggaggacgAGGTGGAGGAAAAGGTAGTTATAGATGAAGAGCAGGCACCAAGCGAAGAGGACAATGAGGGAGTCACTGCTTTTTCTCACTCATCATCTCAAGAAACGAATCCTCAGTCATCCCCGGCAGAAATGACAGCTGTGCCTTCAACCCCATCATTCCCATTTAA CTTTAGCCATGCCAGCTCCCCACATCAAGGCACCTCTAATACCAAATCTCCAGCTTTCCTGTTCTCTCTGAACTCTGATCCTAGCACCCCGGGCTTCTCTGGGTTTGGATTTGACATGTGCTCGCCACAGGATGAG GAGTCATCTTTCACTTTTACCGGCTCTTTTTTCAACGAGAAG AAAACCACAGAATCAAAGTCATCAGCCT GTCCAGAGTTCTTGTTTGGCCAACCAGAGCAAATTGAAGACTTCCAGTTTGCCTTTACCCCCAAGAGCCCTCAGACAAATAACAAAGATACCACCAGGGAGGATTTTCCAttttcattcaacttttaa
- the LOC116049658 gene encoding protein SIX6OS1 isoform X4: MNDQYSLNVNNIDSLLFQFALQTRELSQKKNDINQQIKVCRADTAERRSYIETIHRDIKKLEEEIRLKQSTVIHNKANARSMKATNSLLLQYEQTLKAELESRKASYNHDMEVYEERIASYRKTFQLHKEYYYQNTLAQKLLTLQTEKEEIECRIKTCDEQITMKQKELDHLAGPAVDSSSDEKLPDSVSGQQPIAEPEKQLDPQTEEECNLSIDISSLHLNQTKNGHRTFGEANAEEIHKENTVKHTTACSPSPVEESNELWSCHPLDEQTQPDEKHTEEQETGQEDQVLQSTVSVIEEAEEDEVEEKVVIDEEQAPSEEDNEGVTAFSHSSSQETNPQSSPAEMTAVPSTPSFPFNFSHASSPHQGTSNTKSPAFLFSLNSDPSTPGFSGFGFDMCSPQDEESSFTFTGSFFNEKKTTESKSSACPEFLFGQPEQIEDFQFAFTPKSPQTNNKDTTREDFPFSFNF, translated from the exons ATGAACGACCAATATTCTCTTAACGTTAATAATATTGACAGCCTCCTCTTTCAGTTTG CTCTTCAAACTCGGGAGCTTTCCCAAAAGAAGAATGACATCAACCAACAAATTAAAG TTTGTAGAGCTGATACTGCTGAGAGGAGGTCTTACATTGAAACAATCCACAGAGATATCAAGAAACTTGAGGAAGAAATCAGGTTGAAGCAGAGCACTGTGATACATAATAAAGCAAATGCTAGAAG CATGAAGGCGACTAACAGCCTGCTTCTTCAGTATGAGCAGACACTGAAAGCAGAACTGGAGAGCAGAAAAGCCAGCTACAACCATGACAT GGAAGTCTACGAAGAGAGAATTGCAAGCTACAGGAAGACATTCCAGTTGCATAAAGAATATTATTACCAAAATACTCTTGCTCAAAAGCTCCTCACGCTGCAGACTGAAAAAGAGGAGATTGAGTGTAGGATTAAGACTTGTGATGAGCAAATAACAATGAAACAGAAGGAGCTGGACCATCTTGCTG GTCCAGCAGTCGATTCTTCTTCCGATGAGAAACTACCAGACAG TGTTTCTGGCCAACAGCCTATAGCAGAACCAGAGAAACAATTAGATCCTCAGACAGAGGAGGAATGTAATCTTTCCATTGACATCTCTTCTCTTCATCTCAACCAGACAAAG AATGGTCATAGGACTTTTGGAGAGGCAAATGCTGAAGAAATTCATAAGGAAAACACGGTTAAGCATACTACCGCCTGCAGCCCTTCCCCAGTAGAAGAAAGCAATGAGCTGTGGTCATGTCATCCGTTGGATG AGCAAACACAGCCAGATGAGAAGCACACTGAGGAGCAGGAAACTGGACAAGAGGATCAAGTCTTG CAGTCCACTGTATCAGTTAttgaggaggcagaggaggacgAGGTGGAGGAAAAGGTAGTTATAGATGAAGAGCAGGCACCAAGCGAAGAGGACAATGAGGGAGTCACTGCTTTTTCTCACTCATCATCTCAAGAAACGAATCCTCAGTCATCCCCGGCAGAAATGACAGCTGTGCCTTCAACCCCATCATTCCCATTTAA CTTTAGCCATGCCAGCTCCCCACATCAAGGCACCTCTAATACCAAATCTCCAGCTTTCCTGTTCTCTCTGAACTCTGATCCTAGCACCCCGGGCTTCTCTGGGTTTGGATTTGACATGTGCTCGCCACAGGATGAG GAGTCATCTTTCACTTTTACCGGCTCTTTTTTCAACGAGAAG AAAACCACAGAATCAAAGTCATCAGCCT GTCCAGAGTTCTTGTTTGGCCAACCAGAGCAAATTGAAGACTTCCAGTTTGCCTTTACCCCCAAGAGCCCTCAGACAAATAACAAAGATACCACCAGGGAGGATTTTCCAttttcattcaacttttaa